The DNA segment GAACCCTTGCTGTTAGCGGTTTTATTAGACGCCATGATTGCTAACTTGCCCGCCATAGTAGCACCTGAACGTGTTGCTGGTGCAGTACCTTGCTTCTGCTTCAATTTGCTAATTTCTCTTCCCGAATTGAGTGTAGATCTTATATTTGACGTCATTAAGCAgttagataaaagaaaaaaaagaagacgctTTAACAGGTTTGAAAGGAGTGTGTTGGGAGGTCCTCGTCCCCGCTGCCCTCTCTCACATCGCCAAAACCGGAAGTCCCGTTGTGGACAAGTGTCTTTTAAACTGAtaagttcaaacaggtgcaattataacaagtggaggacagagaaGCCTCTTAAAgttgttacaggtctgtgagagtgaaatctgagagccagaaatcttgcttttttgtaggtgaccaaatacttattcaTTTGcaattaaattctttaaaaatcagagaatgtgattttcaggattttttttctcattttgtctctcatagttgaagtgtacctatgataaaaattacaggcctctctcatctttttaagtgggagaacttgcacaattggtggctgactaaatactttttttgccccactgtatatatatatatatatatatatatatatatatatatatatatatatagtggaacccggttatgtcgatgtcctagggggtcgccaaaaatcgtcgagataaccgatgatcgagataaacggaaatcaatatggcggcaatatattaacgtgcttgaaatttctttatgtacatgatgtgcgttaataaatgagaacgtgcatgtgtttttgaaggttttttttacacaacagcgttgccgcgatttgtttgatgaaggcatgctataaaaatacatacagtacctgtttatctgtcaggaatccacctgccacgccccctttggcccCCTtcggcaggtgctttctcggccgctttctctgaagctcccggcttcaatcgcgcacatatggtgctcgtttatcatcatcaccagctcctatttaaacttccacactctcaccgtccgttattgttggtatatgttggtacacagcggtcgttgttatcgctcttttcttcccaaagcgcatcgcggattcccctgatcctgccggtgttcattctatgcttttgctgctcatcccacgttcacGCTGCGCtcctactaacactactaacactagcactaactaacagcagagattcaccagtatacaacacaacacctgtagcatctgtaaggcttgatttttccgccactttcgtgagttcttctgcggctgcacagcgccgatcgagataaccgatgttaaatggcaatttttccccccttgtgctcgagatatctgggttcggcgacataaaagaatcgacataaccgataaaaaatgctaagacaaagcgagaattaggcggttccacttcaaaaacgtcgacttaatagggttgttgagttaaccgaggtcgagataagcgggttccactgtatatatatatatatatatatatatatatatatatatatatataaagggctgtcaatttataaaaataattttttatcataattaattgtgtaatcgtcatgagttaactcgttaTTAATCTCAAAATAATCACACATTGTTATCTGTatcaaatgtaccttaaattaatacttatcAAGTTTTTAATAACTAATCagcatgggcatggacaaatatagatgctttatgcaaatatatgtttatttaatagtgaaaccaaactcaacatagagcacgAAGACAACATATTTTGTaactgttttaaagtaatactACTGCTTAGTAAACATATAGTATACTACTATTGTCATGGAGACTCCTGCTTCTCCTCCATGTGCGGCCCACCCGCACAGAGCTCCTCACCTTCATACTAACCATCCACACCTGACACTCATTCCAGGCagctatataaacccctcactcactctcacccACCGTCCGTTATTAATAACCATATGCTTCACCTCTGGTTGGACTCTACCTGCAATCCTTCACTACACTTACCCCATAGCGCACCTCGGATTACCCCTCgatccttctccttcttccctGGACCTTGTGGACCTCGCTCCTCATGAGCGTACCACAGATATTACCCTCTGACACTTCTGCCAGCTGTGTATGTTTATTGCTCTGCCTCTACTCTATTAAAACCAACGCAaactgtactccggcttccgcctccgttcaTTCACAGCATGACAACTATAGTGAACGGTATGTTCAGACGAATGCTGCCTGTACGAGGGAAACACACCAAATAAGGACAAATATGCGGCAACCTGACCTGAGCTCCTATTGTTTTATGCTGTGAAAAGGAAACTTGAGTAGTTGAGCATCAGTCGTCTGCGTGTTGTTTGCATGACGCTTGATGTTCACAATGCAAGTTATCGCTCGTACTGCaagttaaattttaataaaaatttttgcTTTTCCTGCAAAGCATTAAAAAAGCATGTTACTGACAATACAAGGATCCACTGAACATAAATTATCgggacaccaaaaaaaaaaacttttgctgtttccacacggatggttttaattggcgcatcagtaaaacaaatgtttagtgatagaaaaagttatttgtatttttatttctaaataaaagaaaagacgttgtgaaaaaatgtgtgttgtgtcgaAGGTTTTTATCTTGGcctatttttattcattattatttatttacatttttaataaaaaattttgaaaTACGCACTAAtatatgcattaataaaattagtgctgttttAATTTGGGTTAACGTGTTATTAACGTTTCaatttcaacagtttttatagTATAAAGGATATTAACCCTTTATCAACCCAAACATtacaaaacagttgttaaggtTTTTATGAGCCATTtacaattttgcattttctttgttgaatctgtacaaaaacacaaaatttgaCTTAATTTTAAAACACCTGGAAAACTAATGTAAGGAAAATGCACAAGAATCTGTATGCGCTCTATTATACTGCATGTGTTATATGCTGTATAATAATGttggtttttattcatattgatGTTATTAAGAGGATGATTGGGACTAAAGGCAGATGAttgggtgtgaaatgcacgaccTGCCACTGTAAAGAGACAATCAATAACACTGTGCAgatctattatgtattttatttatctatgtgcaaaaatataaaaatgtgagcttttattaattatttaatataatacattttttggtCTTTGTGTGCGAACAGAGAAAGCTGATCTGCTTTaggcacttggtgacggctggAGGAACGGGCTCTGTGAGGTCTTTTTTCCACGTCTCCAAAGCGTTCAGAGCGACTTTGgggttgctgggtgccagatcatgagtggcataaACCACTGCGAGCTGCACCACCcacggcaaatctgcacacaaaatccatcatataattaggacttgctgaagcactttcctgttgatagagaactaaaaatcagagaataaagataGATAAAGAACTTGTTTATTTGATCCTTAAGTGATACCTTTTTGTCTCCCGAACTCAGCTACGCTTTTTGTTAGATCCTCAACTGATGCTGCCACGTTCTCCCTAAGGCCTTGTTGGCCAAGTCGCCCTGTTTGAGATGGACCAAGAACATgagtgaaaaacagaagaatccTGAAATAATGTGAGCTAATGCTctaaaacaggatttacaggaaacttaccaagtagcctgaaaattgctgctacagagacgtttctgaactttgtttcctctgtttgtgtttgtttcagccaAGTATTCAAAATGAGCCAAACActttttctgataaataaaaaattggacaTGTGTTTTTGTGGCAGTAATAGAATACCATCAATTGTAAGTTTATGCAACAAGAATGGAAAATTTGCAGTGTTTgggacacacactgtctcatatgAGTTTTACATTTGCCAGGTTTGCatctattaaatgtttaaaaaactagAAAGATGAAAATTAAACACGTTGAAGCGGTTTCACATTCAGTACCGTATAACATGGGAGACGGTCCAaatccagcccagttgtgcacagaGAAGGTCCAGGCTGAATACGTAGTCCCAGGCAGCAGGACAGAGATCATCACCATACCAACTGCTCTTCTGGAATGTCAGACTTTTGTCTTTCAAAAGAGCCttcagtgtgctggtgatggCTCTGTAGGGGTCTCCAGGAGGCTCCTGGCAGAAAATacatcttttctttaaaaaccagatcaatgaaacaatgtttacaataatatgaTCATGAGGTCACAAGTAATCACAAGTGCAGTGATTGAAATACTGAGGTAGAGCTCTAACTgtgcattttgttctttttataaCCTCCATATATTAACTCTTATGTAAGGAGGAGTCCTTGAAAATGACCTCTAATTGACTCCaagattttaaatacacatgcaaAATAGCACACAGCGTTACTAAAGGGTTTATGTATCAGACAGTAGCAGGTGTAAATAATGCTCTAAAATAGTACATGAGTATGTAATTTGAGGCACAAAgttagtttgttttttcagtAGTGAGCACAGTGTCACATGGTTCTATATCACTTcctttattagtatattatgaaATACAGATTTATTAGCTTGCATGTTTATTGCACTGATCTGATCATTTTGTCATAAACAGCAGCATTAACGCTGGAGTTAAGTGCAGTTTCTTTGCTGCTGGTTATCAGCGTTTACTCACACTAATCAAAAAAGACTAAAATAGTGATGTCCTGAAACACTTTCAGCTTGAATGTTgtagtaaaaaatttaatatttattaattggaCATTGGAAATTAAAAATAGATTAAGAATCCAGTAAAACTCATGAAAAGTCCAGTTGAAAATGATGTTTAATGACTGTTCTGGTGACTGTTGTGATAAGAATCAGCTACTTACCATATCCCAGTGCAAAAATTTGCTGAGCAAGTAATAAATCTTTCCGTATGCCTTCATTTTGCACACGATGTGAATGGCTCTGCATAAAGGGCTGTTATGGGAGAaaacacttggccatgctgtcaccatgaccaATATCAGTTTTGGGGCTTCAGAAAAgtctgcaaaggaaacaaaatgataccACAGCCttaaaatacactttataggaagaaatacaaaaccaaaaaaagaacacaattgACTTCTTTATATCACTGTCCAGATaatttttagtaaatatataatgaaatgttaatataatctcaccttctttaagaaaTCTGTAGGCGAGGGCATGTGCTTTATGAGATTCTCCTCTCTTTTGACACAAGcccacataaaccctacagagagactgcaggagttcatgtcccATAGACTCTTTCTCCGCCTTGATCTTCTCCAAAACCGCtttcagaaacgtctctgcCAACGACTAAAtgagacagaagaaaaaaatcaaccaaCTGAATCAAACATGTATTCAAgtcatgtatttaaaacaaatattaggaagttaagacttgactgtagatTAGGTTTAGGAAAATACTTTgcataaaccaaaacctggagtaaacattttacatgacaaatcatatctactgtttaatttcagaacatcaggaccagtgaattatggattgacttttaaaaataagaaaactcaaatccacagctaaagaattgaatgcacactaaataaaacaaaagataataaCTGACCTCGTTTACACCAAACTtggaaatgacagatttttcttcatctgtcagAGAAGGAAGTTCACATTTCCCTTTAAGTAGTGCATCAATCAAGTTTGAAGATAAAACATCACCACAggaatcctgcagtgtttttaatgcactAGTGATGAGGgatagttttgtgtttttgtgaggTGCAGCATCAAGTCGAGGCTTTTTAGCAGCACTGGGTGGTGGCATGTCTGATGCAGCTCTCTTTGCTCTAATTTGAACAAAAATGTGATCAATTCACATGTTACAGATAATTCTACAGTATAGATAATACACTGGGAATGTAATATTACAGGAAATTGAtcagtataaataaagtaaaaacagtaatagaaacttacttgtttgtgttggtgtccTGCATCTTCAAATTTTTTGTATacaaagtgtgtttttattaaatatttcaagaaTTATCCACAAGCAGTCTTGATTGTCCTGTCGCCAGAAAAAGAGATTGTTTGTGTACTGGTTTCCATGGAAACGGAAATTGTTTGTGTACTGGCTTCCATGGAAACGGGGCGTGGCTTTGTTGcgtgttcatttgttttggtCTCTGTTGATTGGTGCATAGTTGAAAATTGCTGCACCAATCAGAGATGCGGACGCAACCAGAGAGGCGGAGCTTCTAGGATCAACTTGCCGTCGCTGTaaaagtgatgggaagatcggatcattttagtgactcggttctttgaatctcattcaATAAAatgaactgatttttttttttaagtcattcaGTTCTTCTACATAAACtacggagattttgcgatgctttgctcacgcgcgtccagtagaaaatgaacgaatgacTCTTAGAGACgaatcgttcttctgagtcacattaaagactcgttcagaaTCAAGGAATCGTTCATAACCGACTCATCACAACTCTGCAAGATCAGTAATGAGCTCCGGGAGAAActccgtgttccaggtggaggatgaagaccctctgccgggatggAGCGACTGTAAGACCCCTGTAACGGTGACTTTCTAGGCTTCAtgggttttattctctttgcaACACCGAgtcccacactttgagaaccactgagctaggctaactagccggctaactaATCTTAGCTTCAATAAGTTTCATCCTCAGGTTAAATATTCTACATTCAGTgagttatatataaattataaatatcttaataaCGATTAATTGAATGTATTCGTCTTTTGGCAAATTTGTGTCaaatattctaaaaaaatagttaacacaaaagcagcgctagcaaactcggctagcatgaggctaatgatgatgtctcctacaccattagccgaaAAGTCCATTTCTgatcactgcaacatttatagaaatattatcactcttttcttctttattttttcgcatttttttcattttttgtcgAATTTATCAGCTTTTCCCTGCAAGTCCACCTGTTTGAGGCTTTTATGGGTGATTtgtttcttaataataataataataataataataataataattgtaattataataattataaattttgCAACTAACATTTATTTCGACACTCAATTAATCTAATGATTTTTATcaattaattgaataaaaaatagttttataattagatgttttgcttattattactgtataaaatgctaattcagggtatttatgtataaaaatgtacttaaaacaaatgcaaaagtcACAAATTGAGTTTAACAATctttatttagacattttaaagcttatagtagctgTTTGTTGACGAGTGCATGTGGGATTTCAGCTTGAACACATTCACTCATGCTGGAtttcttctttctgtaaaaaacacaaaacaaaaaaataatttgagtaCGAAAGATggagcaatttgtgtaaatcaacatttggaTTTCTAAGTTgacaaacacttaaaaaaatctatataaattataaaaagatttttatgataaacatctagaatatataatgaattgaattttgtataataatggaatgatatatgcataaattaaatatacaaacattgaaaacaagcatttgcaCGTAGTAAAGCcacagtaaatcacgtttgagaacagataagttactgttgtagacaaatgctataaaaaaagaatgaaacgGAGAAACACAGCAAGTTAACAgacttaatgaaaaaaaaaagaaaaaatatgcttTGGTGTAtaaatgctgttatttgctgcttttagatttagtgtttgttctcaccattttaattgaatcatGACGATGTCGTGATCGAGTCGATTATgaaacctgatgctcgcgagtcacgacagaacagatccagtgcgactgtccagaagttacaaacagtttacacaataacacttcattaaactacaccattttcacatgatgaggatgaCGGCATTCGCTCACAAccaatttcattattgattattatcgattcgattagttgttgcagctctaataataaataataaactcagtatttcaaaaagaataaaaacccATACAGTTTGGAAACTCACTGTTCCAGCAGTTGTACAGTCGCtctattgaacatttttccACTATTGAACATCAGGTAGCTGGTAAGTAGTGTAAGTAGAATATAGTAGaccctttactttttttaacagCTATAAAGTGTAagctattaatataaagtgtgggTTTGGTCATATGAGGGGATTTCAGTCAGCATCAGGGATTAATTTTGCTGGTGTCGGCATAAagactaacagcagtgtgtaagagcagtgtctctgttgtgttacagctccatCCAACACTTTAATCTCGTAAGGAGCGCGAGACTGAGAGGAACCACCACA comes from the Silurus meridionalis isolate SWU-2019-XX chromosome 8, ASM1480568v1, whole genome shotgun sequence genome and includes:
- the LOC124389737 gene encoding little elongation complex subunit 1-like; translation: MQDTNTNKAKRAASDMPPPSAAKKPRLDAAPHKNTKLSLITSALKTLQDSCGDVLSSNLIDALLKGKCELPSLTDEEKSVISKFGVNESLAETFLKAVLEKIKAEKESMGHELLQSLCRVYVGLCQKRGESHKAHALAYRFLKEDFSEAPKLILVMVTAWPSVFSHNSPLCRAIHIVCKMKAYGKIYYLLSKFLHWDMEPPGDPYRAITSTLKALLKDKSLTFQKSSWYGDDLCPAAWDYVFSLDLLCAQLGWIWTVSHVIRKSVWLILNTWLKQTQTEETKFRNVSVAAIFRLLGRLGQQGLRENVAASVEDLTKSVAEFGRQKDLPWVVQLAVVYATHDLAPSNPKVALNALETWKKDLTEPVPPAVTKCLKQISFLCSHTKTKKCIILNN